From the Nitrospirota bacterium genome, the window CTCGCCTGCCGCATTCGATCGGCAGACGAGACTCCTGGCTCTTGTCCCTCAGCTTAGCTCTCCCAGTTCGCCCGGAGCAGGTCTTCGCTTTCTTCGTAACGACAGGTGAATGTGCCGTGATGTGCGTGATGGAACGCTTCGCCGATGCGCCGCGCGAGATGGGGGTCGGTTGTGGTGATGATCACCCCGACTGGTGCTTCGGTTTGGTCCTGGATCGTGATGATGCGAGCCAGAGGATGTTCGGCTTTGACACGGGTCTCTTCATTGCGGGCGAGCCCGAGAACCTGGTCCCGATGCGAGGCGACAAACTCACCGGTGAGCAGCAGCACTCCGCTTGGCGCGCCGTCCTGTATCCGTTCACAGGCAGGGCACAGGAGCTCGTGACTCTTCGCTGGGGCAGGGTCCCATGTCCACCGCCCTTTGTGGTAGACCGCTTTGCACTCACGACACACCGACGGCTCCTGGAGTTTGCCCTTCGCCTTGTATGGATCGTGCATCCGGGCTCGAACCGATCGATCTTTGCTGTCTTGGGGAAGATGTGACGTCGACATAACAGCTCCTTTATTCCCTTATGTGAGAGATCTCTGATCATTCCGTCAGGGAGGGAAGTCCCCCCGTGCGGCCTTTCCGCACCGCTCCAACAGGATGCCAAATCGGCACGTAAAATACCACTGCAGAAGGATGCAGAGGGGAATCAATTCTGCCGAAACCATGGATGGACGAGAGATCCAGATCGCGGACGTGAGGAAGGCGCTCCGACAGTCCTAACTCATCGCTCGTATCTCGTCCGAAGAAGAGAGCATATGGCGTATAGCCAATAGCGTATGGTCTGGAATGGAGAGTGGGCATCTTTGCAGCCAGCTATAAGCCATTCGCCATACGCTCTTATCCCCAGCGAGATACGCTTCATGGGTGTCGACCTGTTCGTGACGGAAGGCGGCGGAAGGGCTAGCTTGGAGAAAAGACTGTCGAGCCCTCCAATATCTTTGAGCATGGCGACTGGCTCCAATAAGTCAATAGTCATGCTTGGGCTATTATGTTGCACTTGACACCCATGTATGGTCCTTGGTATATTCGTCCCAACAAAGGAGGACGACATGACCAAGCCGACTATGACACTCGCCGCGTTGATGACTCGCTTCTCTACCGAAGAAGCCTGCAAAGAGTTCTTGATTCAACAACGCTGGCCGAACGGAGTGGAGTGCCCTCGCTGCCATAACAAGAAAGTCTATGCCCTTAAGAGCAAGCCGTTTCACTGGGTCTGTAAGGGCAAGGATTGCGGAGAGCGAAATGGCTATCGCTTCTCTGTGATCAGCAAGACCATTTTTGAGAATACAAACTACCCACTTCGTATCTGGTTTCAGGTGATCTACTTGATGACGCAGAGCAAGAAGGGCATCAGTGCCTTGCAGATCCATCGCCAGATCGGGAGCGGCGACTATCGCACCGCCTGGTATATGTGCCATCGGGTTCGTGCTGCCATGCGGGATAGCGGATTCGCTAAACTCATAGGTGAAGTGGAGGTTGACGAAACCTATATTGGTGGCAAGGACAAAAACCGGCATTGGGACAAGAAAGAGCATGTGAAGGGCGGTAGTGCCAAGATGACTGTCATCGGGGCCATTGCTCGTAAGGGAAACGTCGTCTGCCAGGTGATCGAGAATGCGGACCGCCTGACCATGTGTAACTTCGTCCGTCAAACTGTCGGCGATGCCGTGTCGCTTGTTGCCACCGATGAGGCTGCAGGTTATGCCACACTCAAGAACACGCTCCCACATGAATCCGTGAATCACGGCAAGAAGGAATATGTTCGCGGCAATGTGCATACTAACAATCTGGAAGCCTTTTGGAGCTTGTTGAAGCGCGGCGTGATCGGCACGTTTCACCAAGTGAGCAAGGACTACTTGCCGCTGTACCTGGCAGAATTCTCGTTCCGGCATAACAACCGGAAGAATGCTGACATCTTCACGCAGGTCGTAGCAGGATGCTGAGTACGCCTCCGCTGAAGCGTGCTCAGATGAAGTATCAGCCGAAGAACGTGCAACTCTCTTTGCCGTTGGAGGGCAATCTATGCCGAAAGCGAAACCGGTTTCGCTCCATCCGTTGAGTTTTGATGAGGCCATAAAAGCGCTCCTGGGCGTTACCGCTGAGCCTAAACAGCGCAAGTCACGTGGAAAATCAACAGATGACGTAAAGCCAAGACGGGCAAAACGCCCTACTAAATCATGATTTGGCTGCATCCTGTGGATCGTAATATTCTTTCCAAAACTCTCCAAGTTTCCCCTTGTACCTCTCAATAACTCCCCAAATATTTGGGTTGGAGGCACTCTGCGGAACTACTATCATTTGACCACTCATAATGTCCTCAAATCTTCCAGTGTGACCTGGTAAATTATCATTTAAGTACTGGCGAATTTCGCCATGCCAATCACTGAATTCACTGTCTGGTGTAGCTCCCTGCGCAATGTCGGAAAGATAAATTCCGCTAAAGTGTTGCTGAATATGATGCGCCCTAAAAACAAAACGATCTAAATCCTCCCTGATTTTTGCATTTCTAGCTTTTACTTCTAAGCGCGCCTCTAGCATCTTTTTGTCATTTTCGAGAGCTTCATATCGTTTTGCGAAATCCGCTTCTTGTTTTTCTGCAATATCCATTGGAGCCTTAACCCCAAAGAATAAAACTGCACCGAAAATAATCCAAAGCGCAGCACCTACCCCAATCATCGCAGTCATACCCCAACTCTTATATTCTGTCGGTGCAAAAATAAGCGTGAGTATGGCTGCCGCGATGAGAACGCAAACTGTTGTGACCGGAGTGGCCCATGAACTAATTCCAAATAGATTAAAGAGAGCGTCCTTGATATAGCGGTAATAAAGAATTGAATAACTCGGGTCGGTTGTTTCCATAGCGCACCCCCTTGGTGAGAGGTAGCCATGGTAGCGATGTCTAACTTGGGTGTCAAGTTAGACATAATCGCCCATGCTTGACCCCGAATCCCTGTTCTAGGCTAACAGGATGATTTTGATGAGGGCGGCAGGATCGAAGGCCGGGGCGCCTTCGTCGTCGTTTTTGTAGCGGGCGTGGAATCCGGCGAGGTCGAGTTCGTGATCTACCAAGTGGCAGAGGGCGTGTTCAAAACTACCGGGAATAACCTGCTGGTCAAAATCCACCGGCAGAAGTTTCAGACCTGTTGAATGGGTTTGTATCGAGCCATCCCAACGGCCTCCCCATGAAATTTGGTGCGTTTAATTATCTCATGGGAGATAGGGGTATGGAGGTTTTTCTACAGCCTCAACGTGGAATTCACCAGCCGCCGCGCTTCTGGGCGGTCTGGTGGAATGCAGGGCTAGAGATCATGATTCAAGGTTTGCTGCCAACATACATTCTTATCATAGCCTTATTAGCTCCTGGTGGAGCCATTGTGAATCCAGGCCACTCTTCTCTTTTTGATACCCCGGCATTTGCAGTGTTGATACCTTCTGCATTTAGCGCTGATAGTAAAGCAGATGCGGCCGTCTTATCAGACTCGCTGGCATCTACCAATACTCCAACTGACAGCCCAATGAATGATCCGCTCCCGACTGCTGTTGAGGAAAATAAATTCAATCCGGCAGCACGCAATGGATTTTCGATTAAAGAGCGAAAGTTTGTAATCTCCGGACTCTCTCCAATTTGGAGTATGTCAATGGAGATGCCGGAATATGGTTTAAGTCTCTTGGATAAAGCACCAATTTGTTTTTGCGTAATTGAACGCGGCGCTAATCTTTCCTCGATTTTCACTCTTGCCAATCGTTCGCCTTCTGCGATTTTGTTGGCCTCCGCTGCACGGGCATTTGCCTCTGCTGATTCGGCTTTTGCTTCTTCGGCTCTGGCATTAGCCCCAGCCAAATTGGATTCTGCCTGCTTTGCGGCCGCGAGAGATTGTGACGCATCCGCTTTAGCTTCCTCCGCACGAGCGTTTGTATCTGCAAGATCACGTCTTAGGTATTCTTCTTTTACATTTCCCATCCATACGACTAGCGCTGTTGCAATTACGCCAACAACCAAAGCCCCGATTAACGCTATATTGGCAGCATCTTGCCACCGAGCGGCTGTTTCAAATGAAGGCCACATGCTCTTCCTCTCAATTCTCCCTTGGATTTCTCTATCAGCGATAGTCGTTGTATCCATTATTGGGTTGGTTGCCATTTGAGGAATATTTCGTCATAGATACAGGATGAGGATGATGATCTCTAACTGTCTATTATCTGGTTCCGTATAAGATACCAATTGCCTTGCATGCAGGATAAGACCCCGTGGGGTCCTGCCAGGATTGCGACGTAAGTCCAAGTGATTTCTTCGAGGTTCTTCTCTGCATCCCATCCATGCGGGGTCTTCTACAGTTCCGTATAAGACCCTTTCCCCCGCCTGCTCGACGAGCGAGTTTATCTGGCTTGTGGGTTTGTCTTGTTGACCGAAACCAAACAGACCAGACCAACCAAATAGACCAAACAAACCAGAAGCCCCGCGATCAAAAGTTTCCCGCCTGGACCACATCCTCAAGGCTGTTGATATCGAGCCAGTGGCCTGCCGTATAGAGCACGCGGATTGGGTACTGCCGTTTCAAGAGTTCTTGGAGCAGGTGCGGGATGCCGGCTTTGCGGTTGGCTGGCTTGGCCAGTAGCTCCACAATGATGCCGGTGATGAGCGTGGCGGCGCTGGGTGAGACTTTGAGAAAGCCCATCCAGACCCCGTGGATGGATTCTTTGGGAAGGTTGTCGCCCAATTGCTTGAGAAAGATCTTTGCGTTAAAGGCTCTTCTCGAATTGGGAATGGTACATTCTGTAAATCCGCCGAGGCGGGCATAGCTGCTCTGTTCCTGCCAGTTGCTGTCGACGAAAATGACGCAGTCACCGGTTTCCTGGCAGAGGGACTGGGGAATATATTTATTGAACAGCACGTCGCCATAGGAAATGATGGTGTCCTTTGCCGGTCCTTTCAGGGATTGGAGGGCCTTTAAGAGCGAATCCAGTTCGCCGGTGTCCGCGAAATCGTCGTTGTCGACATAGGTCAGGTTGGGCAGATTGACGGTTTCTTTCTTATATCCGCGGACCACCACGATGTCTTTGATCCCTACGGCATTGTAGGCGTCGGCGATATGGGACAGGATGGGGATGCCCTGGATCTTGACCATCGTTTTGGGCTGCAGTTCGGTAAGTTCCCCCAGCTCTTTTCCGCGGGAGGCGGCCAGCACGATGGCCGCGGTGCCCTCGGCGCCTTTGGGCAGATAGCGGTCTTCAGCCTCTTGTAGCTCTGCGGCGTTTTGCAGGCGGAAGATTTCGGAGACCGGCGCGACTTTGTCTTCGATGGAGAGCAGGTGTTCCTGGTCCTTTAACGTGCGTGCGGTTTTTTGCATGGCGGCCACGGCCGATCGAAGCATGTGATTGGCCCAAATCACCATCGAAATCCCATGCTGCCGAAACACGTCGGTGGGGGTCGCGTAATATTTGGTGGGCACGATCACGACGGGGCAGCGATTGCCCCATTCCTGTTTGAACGCCAGGATTTCATCCGGCACTGAGAGGGCGCTGTGAATGAGGATGCCGTCCGCCCCTGCCTGATGATAGGCCTCGGCGCGACGCAGCGCTTCCGCCAACCCCCAGCCGCAGATGAAGGCTTCCACTCTGGCGATAATACAAAAGTCCTGGTCGGTCTGCGCATCTTTGCCGGCTTTGATCTTGCCGCAGAATTCCTGCATGTCCGCCATGGGTTGGGCGTCCCCCTTGATGAAACTATTCGTCTTGGGGAAGAGTTTATCTTCGATACAGACCGCGGCGATTTTGCGTTGTTCGAGTTTGCGGACTAAGCGCTGCATATTATTGAAGTTGCCGTACCCCGTGTCGCCATCGAGGAGAATGGGAATCGTGGTGGCGTCGGACATAAATTCCAGGGTCTCCAGCACCTGGGTCCAGCTGGCTTCGTTGTTGTCACGGACGCCGAATTGCGCGGAAATGGAGAGACCGCTGCCCCAGATGCCTTTAAAGCCAGCCTCTTGAACGATTTTTGCGCTGAGGCCATTGTGCGCCTCGCAAATGAATTCGAGCTGCTCCGACAAAAGGAGCTTCTTAAATTGACGTGCTGTGGTCGTGCCTGTGGTCGAACTCATGGATTCCCTTCCTTCTCACTACCAACACTCATTGAGGCGGTGCCACTCTTGGTACTCGCTCGCTGGAAAGAATACCGTTTTCCCCTGGAGAAATCACCCTGCATTAGGGGCCATAAAACGTGCGCAGTAAGAGCTGAACGAGGTGGAGCTTCCTCACCCTCGTTTCGATGGCCTCCTGCTGGGATACGTTGGGAATGTTCTCGCTATCTCAGACTGGTAGTAGGCCGATCTGTGAATGCTTGCAATATATTTCCAGGCGAAATGAAATTTCCGCTTTGGCTCTACTGGACCGAGTGCAGACGGCTCTATAATTCGGTTCCCCAACTTCTGTGGACAACTCTGTGGACAAGCACCTCTTTGGTAACGAAATGGCTGATACGGAGAGAGTTGCGAGCTGATTGCCTGAAAAATAGGCATTGTGGCCCGCAGAACGGACCCCCAACATTTTGTGGCTTGACGGGTATTTCAGCCGTTTTACTACCAGCTGTGGGACTTTTTTTAGGATCGATTGATTTCATGCTTGAAGCGGCAATCTGAATGTGGGGTGTCGCACGGGAGACCTGACTTATGCACAGCTTTTGAAATAGTACTCAGGTGTCAAGAGTAAAAATTCATAGGGTTTATGCTGTTTTTGCCTCCTGACAGAGGGCGGGGGCGACATTTGCTTAGGAGGTTTGACGCGGGCGAGGCTGGTTTATTCGGTTTGTCTCGTTCCTCAAGCCAAAGAAGCTGAACCAACCAAGACACAGACTCAGCGACGAATGATGGGGGTATGAGATGGGATGGAAGGGTGAGGCATTGCCCGTTTGATTGGATGAGCATACTTCCCGGTGCTGGTGCAGTTGTACCAGTGTATTATGGATGACGGAGAAGGTTTTGTGTCGTATGTGACCGTCCCTGCAAAGCCGGTTTGTTGAGGATTCTCAATCTGGAGGGAACCATGTCAACCAAGAGGATCGTTTCACGGAAGCGGGTGCAAGGTCGAGTGGTTGGTCGAGAGAAGAAGGGACCGGCTGCGAAGCGAGAGGATTCGGGGCTGAGTCGCCGGCTGCAGGACCTGCGGGAGCAGGTTGATATTGTGCTGCCGGAGATGACGGCCCGGATCGCAGCATTAGAGCATCTGTTGCGTGAAAAGCAGCTCTGCACCAGGCAGGACCTGATCTCCGCGCGCGCGTTCGTGCGTATGCAGGAGGCGTAGACGGCGGGCCTGGCGCCTGGATGCTCGTGACGATTTCATGGGAGAGCGCATACTCCAGTGCGCGGCTCCCTTTCCTGTAACTGACTCAACCGAGGGGGGGAAATCGTAAGGCGTGAAAGGTGAAACAAGCGCGATGAGCGAGATGGGCGGATCTGGCGAGACGGGGCATGATTGGACGGAGGGAGGGTATTTCTATGGCAATGTCTGAGGCACTGTCGGATGAAGAGGTGCAGGCTGCGTGGTCCAACCTAGCCGAGGAGGTCCGTACGGGGGTTTTGCTGACGCTCAGAAATGGGCGGCCGTTCGGGTCGCATGTGCCCTACGTCTTTGGCAAACAGTGGTCGCGAGCCTATATTCATGTCAGTGGTTTGGCGTTGCATACCGGACATTTGTTGCTGGATAGCCGCGTCGGGCTATTTGTCTCGGAGCCGGATCGCCCAGAGAAGAATCCCTCGGCGCTCCGAAGGATGAATCTTCAGGGTGAGGCGGTGTTGTTGAATGCTGGTGCACCGAATTATGCGGAAGTGAAAGAGCGGTATCTGGCGCGTTTTCCCCAGTCGGCCATGATGTTTGGGTTTGCGGACTTCTCACTCTGGGAACTGCGGCTCCAGGACGCGCATCTGGTCCTGGGATTCGGGCAGGCCTACCTTTCCGATGCGACCACTCCTCTGGCATGGACACATCAGAAGCCCGAGCAGAAGAAATAGCAGGATGCTGAAAAAGTCCGCCAGCTTTGTTCTCGGCTCATCGAAATCCTCAACGTACCCCCGAGGGTACGACTCCGGTTTCGACTTGCCTGCGGCCTTGCTGGACGGTCTTTTTGAGCATCCTGTGGGGAGAGATCTCTTGCGCTAGGGTTCATTCTGGGCCGAGGCCCGGTAGGTGAAGTACAGTGCGATGGCTCCAGTTGTGGCAATGAGCAGGCCGGCGATGAAGCGGGTAGAAAAACTCAGTTGCTGGATATAGCGGTGATAGAGGAGCGGCAATAGAAAAGAGGCAAGCAGAGCCGTAGCAAGGCCTAGCATATGCCGTTTGAGATAGATCGGTTCGCCCGGCTTACGTTTCATGTCCGATGTGTCCTCATCATTTTTCCGCTCTCTCTTGTCTCTCTCCACAGGTCATCCTGGCAGATCCTCAAGTGCGCGCATCGGACGAGCACCGTTTCACCGTGCGCGTTCTGCGAGCAAGAAGGATGGTCTGGCTGGCCCCCGCTCTTCTCTATTTCACCAGGAACGGTTTCGAGTTTTCTCCCGAGGCTGTGGTGACGGTGAGGAGAACCATGCCCTTCTTTCCGCCGCTTGGCACGGTCGTCGTGATGCTGTCGTTGGTCTGTTGAAACTTTGCTGGATGACCAGGGCCGAAGGAGACGCTGCGTAAGCAGGCTGCCGCGCCGAAGCTGGTTCCGGTGATGGTGACCTTGTCGCCGGCCTTCCCTTCGTCAGGCGTGAGTTTATCGAGCCTTGGTGCCTCACCGTAACAGGATTGGGCTTTTCCCGCCGTCTCCGCCGACGCAAATTTCGGGGTGGTCGACTTTTTGGCATTTGGAACGGTCTGGGGCTGAGACTGTTTTTTTGCTTTCGTTTCCTGCTTGCCCGGTTCCGCAGCCCAGGTAGCAGTCGGGCTCATGGCGACCAGGAAGGTTGCCAGTACTCCAATCGCAACTGTGATGCTGGAACTTCTTGCTGTTTTCATGACCGGCCTCCGATCGTTTCGAGAGCGCACAGACGTCTCATTGACCACCGGTCTTGAAGCCGGTTGGATCAATCTTCGATCGTCGAGATATCGCCAAGATCTTGTCCGAGTTCCTTGGCTTTGAGCACCCGCCGCATGATTTTTCCAGATCGGGTTTTTGGGAGCGAGGGGACGATGTCGATTTCAGACGGCACCGCGATTTTTCCCAACTCTTTCATCACTTGATCCTTGATCGACTGGATCAGTGCCGGGCTTTCCACTTCCCCCTGTTTCAAAATGATGAAAGCCTTGATGGACTCGCCGACGAGCTTGTGCGGTTTGCCGATGACTGCCGCCTCAGCCACCGCATGATGGCTGACTAGCGCGCTTTCTACTTCGGCGGTGCCGAGCCGGTTACCGGCCACTTTGATCACGTCGTCGGCGCGGCCCATGAACCACATGTAACCATCTTCATCTTTGTGGCAGATGTCGCCGGCGCTGTAGCAGTTCGGGATGGTGTTCCAATAAGTTTTGTAGCGTTCCGGATCTTTGTAGATGGTCCGCATCATTGCAGGCCAGGGCTTCTTGATCACGGCGAAGCCGCCGGCGTTGGCGGGGAGGCTGTTGCCTGCGCTGTCCACGACATCGGCTTCGATGCCAAGGAAGGGTCTGGTGGCCGATCCTGGCTTCAACGGGACGGTCGGCAGGGGGGTAATCATGATCGATCCTGTCTCGGTCTGCCACCAGGTATCCATGATTGGTTTGTCCCCACCGGTTGCACGATGGAACCATTCCCAGGCTTCCGGATTGATCGGCTCGCCCACGCTGCCGAGGATGCGGAGGCTAGAGAGGTCGTATTTCTTGGGCCAGTCTTCCCCATACCGCATGAGCAGACGAATGGCGGTGGGGGTCGTATAGAAAATCGAGACGCCGTAGCGTTCAATGAGATCCCACCAGCGGCCTGGTGTCGGATAGTCAGGCTTGCCCTCTGCCGTGAGGATTGTGGCGCCGTTCAGGAGGGGGCCATACACAATATAACTATGGCCTGTGACCCAGCCTGGATCGGCGACGCAGAAATAGACATCGTCTTCTTTCAGGTCGAAGACGTATTTCGTCGTGATGTAGGTCCCGACCATGTAGCCGCCGTGAACATGGACTACGCCTTTGGGTTTGCCTGTGGTGCCGGAGGTATACAGGATATAGAGGGGATGTTCGGCATCCAGATGCTCGGCCTCGCAGACCGCCTTCTCGTCCTTCAGCCAGTCGTGCCAATCAATTTCTTTCGGCGAAGCCAGCGCGACTCCTGGGGTCTGTCTTCGCAGCACCACGACTCGCTCAACGGTGGAGGAGTTGGCGACGGCTTGGTCGACCACCGTCTTGAGGTTCAGGACTTTTCCCCGGTCATATCCCACGTCGGCCGTAATGACCAGCTTGGCTTCGGCATCTTGAATGCGGTTCGCGAGGGCTGGGGCACTGAATCCTGAATAGACCACACTATGAATGGCACCGATGCGGGCACAGGCGAGCATAGCGACAATCTGTTCGGGGACTTTCGGCAGGTAGATCGTGATCCGGTCACCCTTCGTGATTCCCAGCTTCTTGAGCGCATTCGCGCAACGATTGACCTGTCGATAGAGTTCCCCATAGGTGATGACCCGTTCCTGGTCCTGCTCACCCACCCAGATGATGGCGACCTTGTTCTTGCGCCAGGTTTTGACGTGACGATCGAGACAGTTATAGGCAATGTTGCAGGTGGCGCCGACGAACCACTTGGCCCAGGGGTAGTTCCATTCCAGAACTTTGGTCCAGGGGGAGAACCACTCAAGTTCCTTGGCGACGGTGGCCCAGAAGCCTTCAGGGTCGGCAATCGATTTCTTATAGGCGCTCTCGTAGTCTTGAATATGAGCCGCGGCTTTGGTTTGAGCGGTCGGCTGATACACACGGCTTTCCTTGAGGAGGGTGTCGATGTTCTCTGACATGGTGCAATGGCTCCTTTAGCAGGATGCTGAAAAAGTCCGCCAGCATCGTTCTCGGCTCATCGAAATCCTCAACGTACCCCTGAGGGTACGCCTCCGGTTTCGATTCGCCTGCGGCCTTGCTGGACGGCCTTTTTGAGCATCCGTGTTGGTGTTCTGTTCTTGCTCCAAGCGTACAGGGTATCGAAGTCCTGTTGGCGTAATCAAAATAGTTTCTTCGATGCCTGCTAGATCAAGGGACAAAGCACAGCCTCGATATTATGCTGGAGGGCCAGGGGGAACTCAACTACAGCCGCGATTGCTGTTGCGGTGCTCCGTTTCTTGACAGTCGCGCAAAGGCGAGAGTAGGCTCAACTTGTCACTCGTTATACATTGAGGCCGGATTCATTGATGTTGCCCATTGTGTCCCCACTATCGCGGCCACTCATTTTCGTATTGCTCGCCTGCTTGTTGGTGCCGATGTTTTGTCCGTCGCCGGCTACTGCCCAACTGGGAAAGCCGGAAGGGCTCTACTACAAGTCGTGGGCCATTATCATCGGGGTGGAGAACTATCTTCTGGCTCCGAAGATTCCCGGCGCAATAGAAGATGCCAAGGCAGTGGCCCAATCCTTCCGCCAATTAGGCTTCGACGAAGTCGTGGAGCTCTACGACAAGGATGTGAGTTTTCGCCGTCTGCAGCAGACGCTCTCCGATTTTTTGCCCCGCAAGGTCGGTCGGCATGATCGGCTTGTGCTTTATTTCGTCGGGCATGCCGGGATGACGCAAGATCTTGACGGCAAGGAATTGGGGTATCTCGTGCCCTGGGATGCGCAGATCGGAAACGTGTCCAAGTCCGTGACGTTTGAGCAGCTCAAAGAATTCAGTCGGCGGAGTGCGTCTAAACATACGCTCTTTCTCGTGAACGCGGCGGTTCGCGGGTGGGAGGTGAGCACGGCTCAGCCCCTCTCCCTTGAAGGGCGCTTGGCCCCGGAAGACGATACGGAGCGGCGAGCGGTGCAGCTCTTGACGGCGGGCGATAAGGGAGAGCCCCTGAGTCAGGAGAATGGGAAGAGTGTCTTCGTGCAGGCGCTGGTGAATGGACTGAGTGGCATGGCAGATGGCAATAAGAATGGCTGGCTCATGGCTTCCGAGGTTGGAGACTATGTGAGGCAACAAGTTGTGGAGCGGTCGAAGGGTGCGCAGCATCCTCTTTTCGCACAGCTTGAAGGGGACGGGGATACGGTATTGATCGAGGGGCGAAAGGCCGCGTTTGTCGCAGGGGCAGGGCCTCAGTCTCCATTTGAGCAACGGCAGGCCGCAAAGACGCAGTATGAACAGGCGTTTGCATTGCTCCAAACCGGGAAGTTGGCGGAGGAAGCGCTGGAGCGGCTGAACAAAGCCTTGGAATACGACCCCACGTTCGGCGATGCCTATGTGCTCAAGAGTTATGTGTTGTTAGAAGTGATACCGAACCTTGATGCCGCGTTATCGGCGGCGACGCTGGCGGTACAGTATGCGCCGAAGAACCCGGACTCTCAGTACACGCTTGGGTTGATTCACGAAAAACGCGGGCAGTATGCCGAGGCCGAGCGCGCGATGCAGGCGGCGCTGGTAGTTAATCCCAACTATGTGGATGTCTATTTCTCGTTGGGGATTCTCTATGCCGACGAGATGAAGGATCAGTCCAAATCAGTCGAGGCCTTCACGCGCTATCTCGAACTCGGGGGAAGTCATGCTCGCGCCCGAGCTGCCGTTGCACAGCAGTCATCACCCGCCGCTCCTGTCGTACCATCTGCCAAGCCTTAAGGTTTTTCTCCTCCCTTGAGATAGCCCAGTCCGATCTTGACCGCTTTCCGTGTAATTTCTGCCCAGCGGACTTGAGGGTATTCGGCAAGGATTGCGGCTGCTTTGGGATCTTGTACTTCCATGTTCATAATCTTAATGATACCGTCATTGATCTGAATGTCTGCCACGGGGATCCTCCTTACAGAGAACATTGAGACGGTCAACCGTTGATCGCCTGTTGCGTTGACTGAGGTAGGGGTGCATGTTAGCATGATTTCGTTTGGATTCTCGAACGTTTGTCGCTGGCATCTGCCGCTGTGACGTGCTGTTTCACTGTCCAGATCATCACCAAGGAGGCATGGGTATGAATAGGGTACTGGGATTCAGGTCGGGGCTAGTCGGGGGGGGAGTCGCTGTTGCCCTGATGATCGGACTTGTTGCTTGCGGCGGGCCTCCGAAGTGGGTCAAGCAAGGGTCTGGAGCCTTTAACGAGAAAGATAGTAAAGCCTTTTATGGCGTCGGGTCCGTAGCCGGTGTTCGGAACGAGCCGCTGGCCTGGGACACCGCTGAAAATCGTGCCAGAGCTGAAATTGCCAAGACCTTTGAAACTTATACCGGCTATCTGATGCGCGACTATGCAGCCTCCACGACGGCTGGAGACTTTACGAAGAACACGGAAGAGCAGAATGTCGAGCGGGCCATTAAGACGGTGACGACGACGACGCTCAGCGGTGTGCGTCCCATTGAGCGGTACAAGGACGAGAAAACGAACACCTACTACGTGTTGACCAAGCTGAATCTCGAGGAGATGAAGGATAACCTTGAGAAGGCGAAGGAATTGAACGCGCAGGTTCGCGATTATG encodes:
- a CDS encoding IS1595 family transposase, which codes for MTKPTMTLAALMTRFSTEEACKEFLIQQRWPNGVECPRCHNKKVYALKSKPFHWVCKGKDCGERNGYRFSVISKTIFENTNYPLRIWFQVIYLMTQSKKGISALQIHRQIGSGDYRTAWYMCHRVRAAMRDSGFAKLIGEVEVDETYIGGKDKNRHWDKKEHVKGGSAKMTVIGAIARKGNVVCQVIENADRLTMCNFVRQTVGDAVSLVATDEAAGYATLKNTLPHESVNHGKKEYVRGNVHTNNLEAFWSLLKRGVIGTFHQVSKDYLPLYLAEFSFRHNNRKNADIFTQVVAGC
- the acs gene encoding acetate--CoA ligase encodes the protein MSENIDTLLKESRVYQPTAQTKAAAHIQDYESAYKKSIADPEGFWATVAKELEWFSPWTKVLEWNYPWAKWFVGATCNIAYNCLDRHVKTWRKNKVAIIWVGEQDQERVITYGELYRQVNRCANALKKLGITKGDRITIYLPKVPEQIVAMLACARIGAIHSVVYSGFSAPALANRIQDAEAKLVITADVGYDRGKVLNLKTVVDQAVANSSTVERVVVLRRQTPGVALASPKEIDWHDWLKDEKAVCEAEHLDAEHPLYILYTSGTTGKPKGVVHVHGGYMVGTYITTKYVFDLKEDDVYFCVADPGWVTGHSYIVYGPLLNGATILTAEGKPDYPTPGRWWDLIERYGVSIFYTTPTAIRLLMRYGEDWPKKYDLSSLRILGSVGEPINPEAWEWFHRATGGDKPIMDTWWQTETGSIMITPLPTVPLKPGSATRPFLGIEADVVDSAGNSLPANAGGFAVIKKPWPAMMRTIYKDPERYKTYWNTIPNCYSAGDICHKDEDGYMWFMGRADDVIKVAGNRLGTAEVESALVSHHAVAEAAVIGKPHKLVGESIKAFIILKQGEVESPALIQSIKDQVMKELGKIAVPSEIDIVPSLPKTRSGKIMRRVLKAKELGQDLGDISTIED
- a CDS encoding pyridoxamine 5'-phosphate oxidase family protein, yielding MAMSEALSDEEVQAAWSNLAEEVRTGVLLTLRNGRPFGSHVPYVFGKQWSRAYIHVSGLALHTGHLLLDSRVGLFVSEPDRPEKNPSALRRMNLQGEAVLLNAGAPNYAEVKERYLARFPQSAMMFGFADFSLWELRLQDAHLVLGFGQAYLSDATTPLAWTHQKPEQKK
- a CDS encoding IPT/TIG domain-containing protein, yielding MKTARSSSITVAIGVLATFLVAMSPTATWAAEPGKQETKAKKQSQPQTVPNAKKSTTPKFASAETAGKAQSCYGEAPRLDKLTPDEGKAGDKVTITGTSFGAAACLRSVSFGPGHPAKFQQTNDSITTTVPSGGKKGMVLLTVTTASGENSKPFLVK
- the aepX gene encoding phosphoenolpyruvate mutase — encoded protein: MSSTTGTTTARQFKKLLLSEQLEFICEAHNGLSAKIVQEAGFKGIWGSGLSISAQFGVRDNNEASWTQVLETLEFMSDATTIPILLDGDTGYGNFNNMQRLVRKLEQRKIAAVCIEDKLFPKTNSFIKGDAQPMADMQEFCGKIKAGKDAQTDQDFCIIARVEAFICGWGLAEALRRAEAYHQAGADGILIHSALSVPDEILAFKQEWGNRCPVVIVPTKYYATPTDVFRQHGISMVIWANHMLRSAVAAMQKTARTLKDQEHLLSIEDKVAPVSEIFRLQNAAELQEAEDRYLPKGAEGTAAIVLAASRGKELGELTELQPKTMVKIQGIPILSHIADAYNAVGIKDIVVVRGYKKETVNLPNLTYVDNDDFADTGELDSLLKALQSLKGPAKDTIISYGDVLFNKYIPQSLCQETGDCVIFVDSNWQEQSSYARLGGFTECTIPNSRRAFNAKIFLKQLGDNLPKESIHGVWMGFLKVSPSAATLITGIIVELLAKPANRKAGIPHLLQELLKRQYPIRVLYTAGHWLDINSLEDVVQAGNF
- a CDS encoding BCAM0308 family protein, whose protein sequence is MSTSHLPQDSKDRSVRARMHDPYKAKGKLQEPSVCRECKAVYHKGRWTWDPAPAKSHELLCPACERIQDGAPSGVLLLTGEFVASHRDQVLGLARNEETRVKAEHPLARIITIQDQTEAPVGVIITTTDPHLARRIGEAFHHAHHGTFTCRYEESEDLLRANWES